The DNA sequence catagtaaattttgtagtcactgtaaaattactgccacacacaactaaaactcaaaataaagacgtataaaattatcaaaaaaatgtgtatatatggataaattattttattatttttatatcattttgacccatgttcattccctgatatctatgtgttaaaattgttaaatatgaaacggtcaCGCTATCTAGCCGAGcgtaggccaaaggtgtgtgtgtgcgccatctatccgagaatgactttttcttgatttccgaggaacgtttttttcttagactttattcatcttatacgaagttatatatgtctttgACTTATTATTACTACAAtcaagaaagaaagaaaaaaagcgctggtggccaagtggaggtcgcgggttcaaacccccgCTCGTACCAATGggtttttcggaatttatgtacggaatataatttgatatttgccagtcgcttttcggtgaaggaaaacatcgtgaggaaaccagactaatctcaataagacctagggcccgtttctcaaaagcttgtaacttgtagtaCAAGTGGAAGTGCCTTTCTAACAAatgctgtcaaaaagtgacatccgcttgtattacaagttacaagcttttgagaaacgggcccctagTTTCCCTTCTGAGTTGAAAGACCAGATGGTAGTcttttttgtaaaaactagtgctacGTCATATCATTGGTtagtggaccccaggctcccatgagccgtggcgaaatgccgaggaagaagaagaagattactACAATCAAGAAGTCataccaaacaatgaaattgtaACAATCGCAACCTGTAGGCGAGGGGAGCGCGGCGTGAATCACGTGACCAAGAAGTCGTAAGCGCCGTGAAATTCATGGCGGTGTTTGAAGATTTTGGTCCCTATAAAATTCATATCCTCAGTTCTTTTGTGTATCTATGACTGTGCGGTGAAATTCCCTAATGCTCTCCACCAGACGTAATTAACGCTTCCTGCGTCTAATTTCAAAAGGAGGTCGAGTGAAATGTCAGTTTAAATATATCCTACAACTTAAATGTTTGACAATTGTAGTGGATGTTTCTGTGTCAATCCTTCAGATGTTTACAAACAAGGCTCGTTGACAtcgatacattttatttttttcttagtaGCCTTAGTATATTAAAACAGGAGCTCAAATTGGTGCGTTTAATTTCACCACAAACACGTTTTAGTATACCTAGCGCAGGCTACTTTGAACCGTACTGCCAGGCGACAAGAAAATTATTAGCTAAACAAGAATTATTGCTTGCCAGTCAGTTGGTGACAGTCAGTTGCTAACTCCAATCCGTGGTGGAATGTCATCGATCCCAGTGCGCCCTCACGAACGGCAGagagggtgaaacgccggagtgggtttagtgggtagggccaaattctcccCCTCTCTTGTCAGGAGAGGGGaaaggagcggcgagtcccacacaccgtgcgtaaacgcattcccactccgtcaaaaaaaaaaaaaagttgctaACTCCAATGGCACCGCTTTCAGCTCGAGGTTCTTATTTGAAGCCTTCACTTTTCAACCTATTACAAAGAATATCTACCGTCAACAATGCCCAGGGGTACTAGCGGCCACGCAGGCGCTTGCCACCCACCCCCAACACGGTGTCCACTACTACCACAGAAAATAGCGCGGCCTTTAGCTCGCGATTTTTCTTTGAAGCTTTTCACCAGCGCGAGCATAAATGGACTTTATCACCACGTGAGAAGACAGCTATTGCAAGGAATATCTACCATCCACGATGCCCCAGGGGTACTGGCGGCCGAGCACGCGCTTGCCGCCCACCTCGAGCACGGTGTCGGCTGCTACGACCGCGAATAGCGCCGCCTTTAGCTCCCGATCCTTCTTTGTAGCTTACCAGTGCGAGCAAAAATGGACTCTATCGCCACGCGAGAAGACAGCTATTACAAAAGCAAGAAATATCTACCATCCGCGATGCCCCAGGGGTACTGTCGGCCGCGCACTCGCTTGCCGCCCACCTCGAGCACGGTGTCGGCCGCTACAACAGCAAATAGCGCCGCCTTTTAGCTCGCGATCCTTCTTTAAAGCTTTTCACCAGCGCGAGCAAAAATTGACTCTATCACCACGCGAGAAGATAGCTATTACAAAAGCAAGAAATATCTACCATCCACGATGCCCCAGGGGTACTGTCGGCCGCGCACGCGCTTGCCGCCCACCTCGAGCACGGTGTCGGCCGCTACGACCGCGAACGGCGCCGCGGCCTTCAGTTCGCGGTCCTGCTGCTTGAACTCCTCGTCCTCGTCGCTGTCGCACTCCGGGAACTGGTACACCTGCACAATCATTCATggttacagcctggcaaaaaagaacagaaattaaaaagtggcaacactataGTTACGTCTCGTCAACCCCCGGCCCCGTagtcccgttctcttatatcaattgatttgaaagggacgacactacagtgttgccactttttaatttctactcttttttgccaagctgtaggtgAATGCATTATCAAAACCACAGCATGGAACTCGAACTCCAAATATGTTCATCATCACACTTGTGACGAAATATATACTTAATGTAGGTAGAGGTATGTACCTCAACTCCGCACTGTCCAACTGACATTACTTCGTGTCATATATTAATGATTTTGAAGTGCTCTAATAAACTCTTTATTTTAAATGGAAATGCTAGGGAGAGCACAAATATGCCTTATAAAACTtagcaatattatattatatgtataattgtatatgatCTCTTGCAAATATGGCACTGTCAAGAATGACCTATTTTacgcttttgttttatttgggCATAGCTGTATTGTAAATTGAAATGGTTTTTTTCTGGAATGTAAGAAGGAATCACCATTAGATAATCCCTTATATTGAGTCTTAGGACAGCTGTAGGACAGTTATTAAAAAACCCGgggttgaaatatttttgaagTATCATACGATCACCATtcgtttgttattattattagttattgGTACTTACGTAGACGTTACACCATAACGAAGTACATTACAGTTTCTCAATATTACGTTGCATCGCATTCAAGCTATTCCACCCACGCGATTGATGCTATTGATGCTACATTAATAATGTGGGAGTGAGTCAATCACCTACGATTGTAAAACTTCCTTGACTTCGTATAGTACGTGTCATATTTAGGATAGCTGTGAATTGCGTAGCGTAGGGCATCAGTGCAGGTTatgaatttatataaataaaattatttaacaaGTTTTTGTTATACTTATTAAGTCAAGTAACTCACTAAATTAATATATTACTAGCAAGATTAATAATCCCGTGGTGGGACCCGGgtccgggtatgtccttaaactgcgtccaagaccggtggacgggcagcagcgtccctcaaattcggtgtactcgactgcgatcgccaacccgcctgccaagcgtggcgattatggcattcaccccccgtaagggggaggcctatgttcagcagtggacgtcttatggctgagatgatgatgatgatgatgaagattaATAAAAGAAAACCTGTATCTGATGATCCTCGAGGTCAGCCAGTATCCTCGCTTTGAGCCGTTTGACTTCTGCCGCCGTCAACGAATCGGCTTTCGCTATCACCACCACGATGTTCACTTTGCGGTGTAGTCGTCTCATCATCTCCAGATCCACCTGCCTTACACTGCAAACAAACATTATTCTATACCAGGAGTTCGCAACCATTTTTacgtaccttacctacctacccttTGGCGCAAATTCATATCCCTCTTTTctttattaacacattcagtgccgtaggttcattttgtattggacaTCTCTTGTCATCTCACTAGGACACGTTCCTGTTTATataatgtcggcggccgatcgtaagatcaggcagatcgtaatgttcctgtgtaatgttttgacgatagtcatattaaaccaatatatagttaggtaggataggttcgttaggttgcttcatatgcccgaagggcaaactgccagaaataggagccccgcgtagcggggctccgtcgactcagagaacgggtcaaggattttcacgtttcacgatatgcctaggaatttcacgatatgcctgatcttacgatcggccgccgacatatataccaAATTATTGAAAAGCTGTTGACGTTGGCAGGCGTGGCGCACtccgctcgatttcgtcgctttgctacaggtagctaaaagtacatccgttcgaccccaattttggggtttgccataagccgcgcgtggcgctgtcgccacctagcggccatatctgtgctgatcgtgacagacgcgttttgttagagagtgagtcttctgtacctagtactattatttattctgtgacgttgGTAGGAATTCAAATGATATAACTGACATAACCACACCCCATTAATTTGCAATTTAATGAGCTAGTGTATTATTATTGAATGATGCAGACTAATAAGGTGTCGCCCGCTtagtttgtttaaaaatatgtatagttaTCGAACCATGTTATATGTCAGTCATGTCACACAAGTGATATACTACCGTTACCACATAAGGGGCACGTATGCTTCCGCAATGCGTCTTGCTATCGCTATGTCCATGACCTAATAAACCAGAAGATTGGCTCTTTTGTTGGATAGTCTAAGTAacgaattaaaaacattgtactGAGTGTACACCCGTTGGGTGTAAGTATTGAGGATGGGGTGGGAGGAGGTTATCCTTCCCAGCACCGGAGTCACTGGAATAATATGATTCGAGGGGACACCCCAACAGGGGTAACAGGATGAAAAGAAGAAGAATGAAATGAAGAATACTGATCAGTACTCGAGTGTACCTAACTCGCCGCCTTATCAATTAAGAGCATCGGGACTATCGGGAGTGTAGGTAAATCTTGGCGCGGAATCGTGAAAATGTACAACCGGCTAATAGTGCCAAAGTATATATTTAGACCTATTTgctttttatttaaacattGAGTTAGTTTTGATGAATTAATTGAGAAACTAGGGTTATGAGAAAAACGACAAATGAACACCCTTAAGAATAAAATTACTTTGGAATAATCAAAAACACCACACTAGTTGCCATTTTTGGATTCGattgattttattatacatatatacatatatattttatcgGCTATATCTAGGTATCTGTGGGAGTATATTAAATGCATACTAATAAATTCATACCGAGATAATGAATAACAATATTCCTAGAGAGAAAGCGTATCGAGTTTGATTCAAGGATAATGACAGTGAAAGGGTTTAATGGAGCAAATGGCCCGACTGGTAAAAGCGCTTACTTGCTCAAATTGCTCTTTCGAATCTCTTGCCTCATTACACACAATACTGAATGCATAGTTGTTTTTCTTTTCCTCGTTCACGTAACAGTGTAATGGTGCTCGCAACAAAGGCTCGCATCAATGGCGCCTCGCCTCGTCTAAAGAAATCGATTCCCATCTTTAGCAAGACATCGTAATAATACTGCACCTCAGAAAAAAGGGGCTAATTAAAGCTTCATCTGAGAAGTAGGGCAGCTTAACGAGGGAGGTAACTTCGCCTTGCAGAAAGACTGTAGCCCAATAATTACTCACCCTTTTGTAAATGAAGCTGTTGGTCGCCATTCCTCTACAGCACTCGCTGTGTtatcaatttaaataatatatcttgAACAAATCTAACACAGCGAACTTTCATGTAATTTTAACCCTACAATACCTGTGAGTGATTATAGTTAGCGCTCACGTGTTAAGTGATCGACAACGCGCGTGTTATAACCCCCAGTTTCATGTGCCCAATCATTTTATCATGGGTCGATATGCTAATTTCCTACGGACAGTACCCGTCAGTGTTGCAGTGCAAGTGGAAAAAATCTTATCATTTACATGGTGTCCCTTTTTTCAAATTGATTACATAGTTTGGTCGACATAGTGACCAGCGACTGCTTTTTTTTTGTGAGAAGATTCCCACATGGTGTCCCACATACTCTAAAggaagttaaaaataaatattatgaattaCCTGTGAGCCCATGGTGGGACGAAGTATAAGCAACAATGCACTCTATTGTCCTGCATGTGTCGGCGGTTGAGCCCGCTCTCATCTGTGAAGTATTGCCGAAACTGCTCGTCGATGTAGCCCGAGCAGGTTCTCCAGGAGTCTTCGCAGTTAATGGCGTCTCCGAAGCCTGGCGTGTCGACTATAGTCAGACGCAACTTGACGCCTCGCTCTTCTATTTCCATCGTTTTCTTTTCTATAGTTGTGGTTTTCTCTATCCTATCTGTAAACAAAATTGCATAATTTTATAGATGATTAGACGTCCGTTTGCGGTTTTAAAATATTTGGATGGAAAGCAAAGTGACGGTTATTTTGACACGCTCTACTTCGAATTTTGCTACCTGCAAATTTAaccaaaaataacattttaatatcCAACCGTCTTTCTTATTGTATGGTGTGCAACATATAATtattgccaccatttgaattaaaaattgaattgaaattgaattgaagcCTCGCTTCACCGACTTGCGGTGCTCCTGCTCCGGCATAATTAAACCGCATCAACATGAATTAACCTTGGACGTCAGGTATTTTCCGACCCTTGTACAGGTCTCCTAGGAAGAGGCTGTTGATCAGCGTGGACTTGCCGAGCCCCGACTCGCCGACCACCATGAGCGTGAAGTCGAAGCCTCGTTTCACCGACTTGCGGTGCACCTGCTCCGGCACAATTAAACCGCATCAACATGAACTAACCTTGGACGTCAGGTATTTTCCGACCCTTGTACAGGTCTCCTAGGAACAGGCTGTTGATTAGCGTGGACTTGCCGAGCCCCGACTCGCCGACCACCATGAGCGTGAAGTCGAAGCCTCGCTTCACCGACTTGCGGTGAACCTGCTCCGGTAGCGTCGCGAACCCGATGTAGTCGCGCTCCCCGCGCTCACGTTCTGTTGACAACAGCAACATTTAAAaagaagtcggttaaaaataagtaattaagtataaaattaGTAAGCCAGGACGTCGTTGCAATTAGTGATGGTTTTGTTCTCGGAAATATGTTGCTTTCAGCACGGTGTCAACAATTACTGCCTGTCCTAATCCTTGATTAAATGATTGATTACATATATCTATTGTAGAGCGAGATCCGCGCCCTTCAGTCGAATTGTAATT is a window from the Cydia fagiglandana chromosome 13, ilCydFagi1.1, whole genome shotgun sequence genome containing:
- the LOC134670132 gene encoding septin-2, translating into MEKSDSFAIYDINISDKDKKDSNTEKVCDGDKNQGTQISTLIKIQRERGERDYIGFATLPEQVHRKSVKRGFDFTLMVVGESGLGKSTLINSLFLGDLYKGRKIPDVQDRIEKTTTIEKKTMEIEERGVKLRLTIVDTPGFGDAINCEDSWRTCSGYIDEQFRQYFTDESGLNRRHMQDNRVHCCLYFVPPWAHSVRQVDLEMMRRLHRKVNIVVVIAKADSLTAAEVKRLKARILADLEDHQIQVYQFPECDSDEDEEFKQQDRELKAAAPFAVVAADTVLEVGGKRVRGRQYPWGIVDVENPRHSDFTKLRTMLISTHMQDLKDVTQDVHYENFRAQCISQISQHAMRERGKLKRDSMGNNSEVVITDTDRLLLQKDEEIRRMQDMLTQMQEKLKASDKKHDSIIDV